In Oscillatoria acuminata PCC 6304, a single window of DNA contains:
- a CDS encoding HetP family heterocyst commitment protein encodes MTYQMHYSNRNLDKIMTQEQFELVVDAILAGKYSWACVLILRFGGYNPLHYIPYRTYNRLMKQQRQGRQESGHRTKDDYSDQEQDKGNNSQDGNHKIKDLTYLEVVEHQSHQVTGGSTALYASESTALGNVISFQ; translated from the coding sequence ATGACTTATCAAATGCATTATTCTAACCGTAACCTGGACAAAATCATGACCCAAGAGCAATTTGAACTCGTGGTGGATGCAATTCTAGCGGGTAAGTATTCCTGGGCTTGCGTCTTGATCCTGCGCTTTGGCGGCTACAACCCCCTGCATTACATTCCCTACCGCACTTACAACAGGTTGATGAAACAACAACGCCAAGGGCGTCAGGAAAGCGGCCATCGCACCAAGGATGACTACTCAGATCAAGAACAGGATAAAGGGAACAATTCCCAGGACGGCAATCATAAAATCAAGGACTTGACCTATTTAGAAGTTGTCGAGCATCAAAGCCACCAGGTAACAGGCGGATCAACCGCTCTCTATGCTTCTGAGTCCACAGCGCTTGGAAATGTTATTTCGTTTCAGTAG
- a CDS encoding HlyD family efflux transporter periplasmic adaptor subunit: protein MNFHLGPDYPFTHPSRRNSQEPSSRHRGSLHLLDTACDVDVGTETVEAGDRAAAIYGGMAASDAMPRTVSDRDDDHSAHWSSAMQNLLDRPPASFPTQLLLGGMAFCIAFGAWSWFGRINEVGQAVGELIPQGDVYQVHPLEMGKVAKVGVAEGDQVQAGTVIAELDTQLAATEVDRLGEQLATYQMQLVQKQALMENTALEAETRGAIAKADAQAHQTLIAQAEKNVTTTQNLLTQLQADAAELEARRQTLAPLAGQAQQLVQQLQGDIEAQRKRGEILKPMENQTRELIERLETDVTAQQQRQQLLEPMQEKTQALIEQLKVDVAEQQERVERLSPLVDEGALSREHLFQAEQSLRDRQNALTRAEMVEATQAEERMFEAEQAERDRSNAVLRAQMSEVTSVQERMFEAEQALRDRQTAALRSQMSEATIAQERLFEAEQALRSHRQRITDTQAQLEQRESELAQLQAQQIQKQAEAERLEIESQQRIKQLQVEVTQLEGSIAQTHNRLTSAKAQLNEQFLYAPVDGTILALNISHPGEVVQPGQTLAQIAPEDAPLVLSAIIPSQEAGFIQTGMEVQVKLDAYSFQDYGVIPGEVTSISPQANADPQLGSVYNLEIALAHNYVTENGEKIYFKPGQTANADIIIRERRILDVILDPIRKLQDGGMNF from the coding sequence ATGAATTTTCATCTCGGACCCGATTATCCCTTCACTCACCCAAGCCGGAGGAATAGTCAAGAACCGTCATCTCGTCACCGGGGTAGCTTGCACTTGCTCGATACTGCCTGTGATGTTGATGTAGGTACAGAAACAGTGGAGGCTGGCGATCGCGCTGCTGCCATCTATGGCGGGATGGCAGCGTCAGACGCTATGCCTCGGACTGTCAGCGATCGCGACGATGATCACAGCGCTCACTGGTCGAGCGCCATGCAAAACCTGCTGGATCGTCCCCCTGCCTCCTTTCCTACTCAATTACTCTTAGGGGGAATGGCATTCTGTATAGCATTTGGGGCTTGGTCTTGGTTCGGGCGGATTAACGAAGTGGGTCAGGCAGTGGGCGAACTGATTCCCCAGGGAGATGTCTATCAAGTTCATCCCCTGGAAATGGGGAAGGTTGCCAAAGTGGGTGTTGCCGAAGGGGATCAAGTGCAAGCCGGGACAGTCATTGCCGAACTGGATACCCAACTGGCTGCCACGGAAGTGGATCGCCTGGGAGAGCAGTTAGCCACCTATCAAATGCAATTGGTGCAGAAACAAGCACTGATGGAGAATACCGCTTTGGAAGCCGAAACCCGAGGGGCGATCGCCAAAGCTGATGCTCAAGCTCATCAAACCCTGATTGCTCAAGCCGAGAAAAATGTCACGACTACCCAAAACCTGCTCACCCAACTCCAAGCGGATGCGGCTGAACTGGAGGCGCGACGGCAGACCCTCGCCCCCCTAGCCGGACAAGCCCAGCAACTGGTGCAGCAACTGCAAGGGGATATAGAGGCTCAACGGAAACGGGGTGAGATCTTAAAGCCGATGGAAAATCAGACTCGGGAACTGATTGAGCGATTGGAAACTGATGTCACCGCCCAACAGCAACGGCAGCAATTGCTCGAACCGATGCAAGAAAAAACTCAAGCGTTGATTGAGCAACTTAAAGTTGATGTCGCCGAACAGCAGGAACGGGTGGAACGGCTGAGTCCGTTGGTGGACGAGGGAGCTTTGTCCCGAGAGCATTTGTTTCAAGCGGAACAATCCCTGCGCGATCGCCAGAATGCCTTAACCCGAGCAGAAATGGTCGAGGCAACCCAAGCCGAAGAACGGATGTTTGAAGCCGAACAAGCCGAACGCGATCGCAGCAATGCGGTCCTGCGGGCCCAAATGTCTGAGGTGACTTCGGTGCAAGAACGGATGTTTGAAGCCGAACAAGCCTTGCGCGATCGCCAAACGGCTGCCCTGCGATCGCAAATGTCCGAGGCAACCATTGCCCAGGAACGATTGTTTGAAGCCGAACAAGCCCTGCGATCGCATCGCCAACGGATTACCGACACCCAAGCCCAGCTTGAGCAACGGGAATCTGAATTAGCACAATTACAGGCACAACAGATTCAGAAACAAGCCGAAGCCGAACGTCTTGAAATTGAGTCCCAACAGCGCATCAAACAGTTGCAAGTCGAAGTTACCCAGCTAGAAGGTTCCATCGCCCAAACTCACAATCGGCTCACCAGTGCCAAGGCTCAGTTAAACGAGCAATTTCTATATGCGCCCGTAGATGGAACCATCCTTGCCCTCAACATTTCTCACCCCGGGGAAGTCGTCCAACCGGGACAAACCCTGGCCCAAATTGCCCCAGAGGATGCACCCCTCGTCCTTTCAGCAATCATCCCCAGTCAGGAAGCTGGTTTTATCCAGACAGGGATGGAAGTACAAGTCAAACTTGATGCCTACTCCTTCCAGGATTATGGCGTCATTCCAGGAGAAGTGACCTCGATTTCTCCTCAAGCCAACGCCGACCCCCAATTAGGATCCGTATATAACCTCGAAATTGCCCTCGCTCATAACTATGTGACAGAAAATGGAGAAAAGATTTATTTTAAGCCCGGTCAAACTGCCAACGCCGATATCATCATCCGGGAACGTCGGATTCTTGATGTGATATTAGATCCGATCCGGAAGTTGCAAGACGGTGGCATGAATTTCTAG
- a CDS encoding cysteine peptidase family C39 domain-containing protein, with the protein MKETFQKNKFHESSRVSSVHPLDNLPTLMQILPADSRESTTTVELAKAFDVQGFQIGDELLCVGESDPGMTENQMPLHSDCYFIDQGRVRLLVFDAERQREICAMVLEKGESFGGDEWLNQKPIPYRVVAASDGVVSRISPEKLRPLLEQEPAIQAYLSEQTTQRQCQLFLKTVPELRSLSSHQIRQLLPYLQEKSIPAHASLVEVTPTSQGHYWLRHGEIQRGTETSQVQIQATGTSWGYPQETPTDWIAATELEIIELPVVQWESATAIAPVLTGEYGNGNGNGNGHRRSPTRILQRPAPPVMTPVPGPQSSRDNGNSRPDGSDPRSAQNPVLFPKPNHRRFLDLLARYPHIQQQSSSDCGAACLVMIGQYWGKRFSINYVRDLAGVGRSGASLKGLAKAAENLGFHALPVRGSLDRLADRKNPWIAHWQGIHYVVVYKITPHRILVADPAEGKKWVKRQEFLTHWTGYALVLDPTERLKEAKTEKRSLGRFMSALVPYRNLALQIVAFSILIQIFGLIQPLFTQIILDQVVTQQSLSALNLFCLGALIFGLWSKGLSAVRKYLLSYFSNRLDLTLIGGFIRHAMMLPLKFFESRRVGDIITRVQENRKIQQFLIGQVVLAWLNFATGFVYLGLMLYYNARLTLLVLALIPFIIILTLLATPILRKVSREAFNASADQNSSLVEMFTGITTLKSTATEYQMRWRWEDYFTKALNVRFKGQKLGIGLEVLNSTINIVGSIALLWYGGRLIIQGDLTIGQFVAFNMMKGRIITPVLALANLWDRLQEVLISVERLNDVFETEPEESPGSAMMVLPPLRGDLRLENVTFRYSEDDERNTLENISFEVKAGQTTAIVGRSGSGKSTLVSLLQRLYSPNSGRIFIDGHDISHVSPSSLRSQIGVVPQDCFLFSGTISENITLYSDEFALDDVIEVAKMAEAHPFIQEMPLGYNTKVGERGSSLSGGQRQRIAIARALLGNPRILLLDEATSSLDTESERRFQQNLARFSRDRTTFIIAHRLSTVRNADCILVLDRGLLVERGTHEQLMEQQGLYYHLAQQQLDL; encoded by the coding sequence ATGAAAGAAACATTTCAAAAAAATAAATTTCATGAATCATCCCGCGTTTCGTCAGTCCATCCCTTAGATAATTTGCCCACGCTGATGCAGATTTTACCGGCAGATAGCCGGGAGTCAACAACTACGGTAGAACTGGCTAAAGCGTTTGACGTGCAAGGGTTTCAAATTGGAGATGAACTCCTTTGTGTGGGGGAGTCTGATCCGGGAATGACTGAGAATCAAATGCCACTTCATAGCGATTGTTACTTCATAGACCAAGGCCGAGTCCGGCTGTTGGTCTTTGATGCAGAACGACAGCGAGAAATTTGTGCGATGGTCCTGGAGAAAGGGGAGAGTTTTGGGGGGGATGAATGGTTAAACCAGAAGCCAATCCCGTACCGAGTTGTGGCGGCGAGTGATGGGGTAGTTTCGCGAATTTCTCCAGAGAAACTGCGGCCTTTGTTGGAGCAAGAACCGGCGATTCAAGCCTATTTGAGTGAACAAACGACTCAACGACAATGCCAGCTTTTTTTGAAAACTGTCCCCGAATTGCGATCGCTCTCCAGTCATCAGATTCGGCAATTACTCCCCTATCTCCAAGAAAAATCCATCCCCGCCCATGCCTCCCTGGTTGAAGTTACTCCAACCTCCCAGGGTCATTATTGGCTGCGGCATGGAGAGATTCAGCGGGGTACTGAGACATCACAGGTGCAAATTCAGGCGACGGGAACGAGTTGGGGATATCCCCAGGAAACGCCGACGGACTGGATTGCGGCAACGGAATTGGAGATCATTGAACTCCCAGTCGTCCAGTGGGAATCTGCCACGGCGATCGCCCCGGTCCTCACTGGCGAGTACGGGAATGGCAATGGAAATGGGAATGGACACCGGCGATCGCCCACCCGCATTCTCCAACGTCCCGCCCCCCCAGTCATGACCCCCGTCCCCGGACCCCAGTCCAGTCGGGATAACGGGAATAGCCGCCCGGATGGATCGGACCCGCGATCGGCTCAAAACCCAGTCCTATTTCCCAAACCCAACCACCGACGGTTTTTAGACCTACTGGCGCGATATCCCCACATCCAACAGCAATCCTCATCGGATTGTGGTGCCGCTTGCTTGGTGATGATTGGCCAATACTGGGGTAAACGCTTTAGCATCAATTATGTGCGGGATCTCGCCGGGGTGGGGCGATCGGGAGCCTCCCTCAAAGGATTAGCCAAAGCTGCTGAAAACCTGGGATTTCATGCCCTGCCCGTGCGCGGGTCCTTAGACCGTTTAGCCGATCGCAAAAATCCCTGGATTGCCCATTGGCAGGGCATTCATTATGTAGTGGTCTATAAAATCACCCCCCATCGTATCCTCGTTGCCGACCCTGCCGAGGGCAAAAAATGGGTGAAGCGCCAGGAGTTTCTCACCCACTGGACAGGTTACGCCCTAGTCCTCGACCCCACGGAACGCCTGAAAGAGGCCAAAACCGAAAAACGCTCCCTGGGCCGATTTATGAGTGCCTTAGTGCCTTATCGCAATCTGGCCTTGCAAATTGTCGCCTTCTCGATTCTCATCCAAATTTTTGGCCTAATTCAACCTCTATTTACCCAGATTATTCTCGATCAAGTCGTTACCCAACAAAGCCTCAGTGCCCTCAATCTCTTTTGCTTAGGTGCACTCATCTTCGGACTTTGGAGTAAAGGGCTCTCTGCGGTGCGGAAATACCTGCTGAGTTATTTTTCCAACCGTTTGGACCTCACTCTGATTGGCGGATTTATCCGTCACGCCATGATGCTTCCCCTAAAGTTTTTTGAATCGCGCCGGGTGGGGGATATCATCACGCGAGTTCAGGAAAACCGGAAAATCCAACAGTTTTTGATTGGTCAAGTAGTCCTCGCTTGGTTAAATTTCGCCACCGGGTTTGTATATTTGGGCCTGATGCTGTATTACAATGCCCGCCTGACTCTGCTGGTGCTGGCACTGATTCCGTTTATCATCATCTTGACCCTTCTGGCAACCCCTATATTGCGTAAAGTATCTCGGGAAGCCTTTAATGCCTCTGCGGATCAGAATTCCTCCCTGGTGGAAATGTTTACGGGCATCACCACCCTCAAATCGACCGCCACGGAGTATCAGATGCGCTGGCGCTGGGAAGATTACTTTACCAAAGCCCTGAATGTCCGCTTTAAGGGTCAAAAACTGGGCATTGGTTTAGAAGTCCTCAACTCCACCATTAATATCGTCGGCAGCATTGCCTTGTTGTGGTACGGGGGGCGACTGATTATTCAAGGTGACCTCACTATCGGACAGTTTGTGGCCTTTAATATGATGAAAGGCCGGATTATTACCCCGGTTTTGGCCCTGGCAAATCTCTGGGATCGACTGCAAGAGGTGCTAATTTCTGTAGAAAGACTCAATGATGTTTTTGAGACGGAACCGGAGGAAAGTCCCGGAAGTGCCATGATGGTGCTGCCGCCATTGCGGGGGGACTTGCGCTTAGAAAACGTCACTTTTCGGTATAGCGAAGATGACGAACGCAATACCTTGGAGAATATTTCGTTTGAGGTGAAAGCGGGGCAAACTACGGCGATCGTCGGGCGGAGTGGATCGGGGAAAAGTACCTTGGTGAGCTTGCTTCAGCGGTTGTATTCCCCGAATAGCGGGCGGATCTTTATTGATGGGCACGATATTTCCCACGTTTCCCCCTCTTCCTTGCGAAGTCAGATTGGGGTGGTGCCGCAAGATTGTTTCTTGTTTTCGGGGACAATTTCCGAAAATATCACCCTTTACTCCGATGAGTTTGCTCTGGATGATGTGATAGAGGTGGCAAAAATGGCGGAAGCTCATCCGTTTATTCAGGAGATGCCCCTGGGATACAATACCAAGGTGGGGGAGCGCGGTTCGTCACTTTCTGGGGGACAGCGACAACGAATTGCGATCGCCCGGGCGTTGTTGGGCAATCCCCGAATTTTGCTCCTGGATGAGGCGACGAGTTCGTTGGATACGGAGTCGGAACGCCGGTTCCAGCAAAATCTGGCTCGATTTAGCCGCGATCGCACGACTTTTATTATTGCCCACCGACTCTCCACAGTCCGCAATGCTGACTGTATTCTGGTTCTCGATCGCGGACTTCTCGTCGAGCGCGGCACTCATGAGCAACTCATGGAGCAGCAGGGGTTGTACTATCATCTGGCTCAACAGCAGCTTGATCTGTAA
- a CDS encoding AAA domain-containing protein — MSSIQADPSNFAELLEIVRDGYELSLKPGDYKGTFTIARAVTIRGSGGDSVLFAVDAPAVVVTVAGVRLENLAIARTVGGDMGAVAVRGEANTAPILHQVRLTGSAENVQWEGAIWEVPGRLEFGEIEPNRQVEKGWELQLGESCQVVSDLDWLQVRSQYLSPGLQLLQMAVNSQGIPAGTRLSGSVYLCSEGDKREIQVTAEIISRVEWVTTVVPSQKSAAKQEEAKWGYRLVGKTAIANVIRELAGEKPSDRDEDFRSPRDRAELLFAQLLEQRSHSFYLRRLGSGKEAGEERWQLTLACDRDEPGIPLLEKRYKTLSLKAVVSPDGRGGLRLIDVNFVPMTRGRGDGFTVLCRLRLLPDHQYDLGVPRSALKRMAKLPVSGDLIPTEEQLQAWRVYVEIEKRIAESRQFCVPFIGHNYGADARRISFELDSREATIDGSNETELAAGEFWSRTYKARSEQLRLFESSPLGKSGRDGRILGRIDSVDTERRLLRIKPDADLLELMAGGYYQLPESGYLFFEAFGELSQINHKMNALKRLEQGHSQNPFLGQFFFDAGQARVPKQLIKLERAELLLPAANPDQIAAVEMVLSAKDLVLIQGPPGTGKTTVIAEICYQVARRGGRTLIASQANLAVDNALSRLVHSPVIRALRKGKAEKVQEEGAPYLEENAIGTWLQNTASHCETDLEKRRNDLAFYHKMQKVAAEFEVYLAAEEALASDRLFWKERQESLLENRAIWEQQYQAAQDQNPEVKRVSAELAGLLAAAPNVQWESPDVVKLLAEIRPYTLEDSRVKTFIDAVRVALPLTQELGWIRPDRGAFGLAAWCCETVAPELAKLREVVTEANRTAEAIAAAATAVHQFRADSTPLQQLQGEYDQALTKQKSLQQRFQNLQTRKLEIDRVIKEVGVWLETAPAQVYTILRQAIQTGQPFNSKLIHVPDSLLAIAQTLNVAIMPNYGNYPVTELPNWEQFLKALAYETKGNFRNTKGNHSYFNEFLHRSLNQPPIVFSGGDRTLWRELAAGYGNYPQLTTSGRQNLVIKTQEVLQQQQQQYATLWQVQAVELTLQQIAQTTIDEIVTQARQCLLPLKTETEQGLSHIGQQWHQIQHWIAAQKPQLEQSQAALEVARKEGEETLKQALSQLQQLSQQPHLPPAILTGVQRYQANRALIWEKPAEFATLVQSWESRIANLETAIAALAPFEVLGHIHSLIEAYLTQQQQNLQPLQQQLEQCELELHEITQQLTTNLPEPLLNHRNWWRQTWETLGDRLPQISEEHCCDLPFLHQVKTQFETWEQAGNQEEQYLDRYQNLVQDWIDKLRHPSEQDRNELRQIYLDNANVIGITCVQAARRDFSDEFNKFDVVIIDEVSKCTPPELLIPALKAKRLVLVGDRCQLPPMLNDDTIEDIAIEMGSSKDALQFLEDSFFKLQFDAAPESIKTMLTIQYRMHPNIMGAINQFYDRRLQCGILDPDQARKHHLDSAIIQEHQHLIWVKMPQDSTFGERKEGTSFINPKEIEAIEQLCQDMENTWSEKIAQGHPPKEIGIITFYRAQLNRIEERILDENRFPSLQIRTGTVDQFQGMERSVIIVSMVRNNSEGKVGFAKKSERVNVAFSRARELLVIVGCHQLFAHHHGEVGRIYSEVSNVVRHQGGLIDVSRILP; from the coding sequence GTGTCATCGATTCAAGCAGATCCCAGCAATTTTGCTGAATTACTGGAAATTGTCCGGGATGGATATGAACTGTCTTTAAAACCGGGAGATTACAAGGGAACCTTTACGATCGCGCGTGCAGTAACGATTCGCGGGAGTGGCGGTGATTCTGTGTTGTTTGCGGTGGATGCGCCGGCGGTGGTAGTCACGGTTGCCGGAGTGCGTTTAGAGAATTTGGCGATCGCCCGAACTGTCGGGGGTGACATGGGTGCAGTGGCGGTGAGGGGTGAGGCGAATACCGCGCCGATTTTGCATCAGGTGAGATTAACCGGCAGCGCGGAAAATGTCCAGTGGGAAGGCGCGATTTGGGAGGTTCCAGGGCGATTGGAGTTTGGGGAGATTGAACCCAATCGTCAGGTAGAAAAGGGGTGGGAACTGCAACTGGGTGAGTCTTGTCAGGTGGTGTCGGATTTGGATTGGTTACAAGTGCGATCGCAGTATTTGTCGCCGGGGTTGCAGTTGCTGCAAATGGCGGTGAATTCCCAGGGAATCCCCGCAGGAACTCGACTCTCAGGGTCGGTCTATTTATGTTCTGAGGGGGACAAGCGTGAGATTCAGGTGACTGCGGAGATTATCAGTCGGGTGGAGTGGGTGACGACGGTAGTACCCTCCCAGAAATCTGCTGCCAAGCAGGAGGAGGCAAAGTGGGGATATCGGTTGGTTGGCAAAACGGCGATCGCCAATGTGATTCGGGAACTGGCAGGGGAGAAACCCAGCGATCGCGATGAGGATTTCCGCAGTCCTCGCGATCGGGCGGAACTGTTATTCGCACAATTGTTAGAACAGCGATCGCACTCATTTTACCTGCGCCGTCTGGGAAGCGGGAAAGAAGCGGGAGAGGAACGGTGGCAACTTACCCTTGCTTGCGATCGGGATGAACCGGGAATTCCTCTGCTGGAAAAGCGCTACAAAACCTTATCTTTAAAAGCCGTAGTCAGTCCCGATGGACGGGGGGGATTACGCTTAATTGATGTCAATTTTGTTCCCATGACTCGGGGACGGGGGGATGGGTTCACGGTCCTCTGTCGTTTGCGGTTACTGCCGGATCATCAGTATGATTTGGGCGTTCCCCGTTCCGCCTTGAAACGCATGGCAAAACTGCCGGTTTCGGGAGATTTAATCCCCACAGAGGAACAACTTCAGGCATGGCGGGTTTATGTAGAAATTGAAAAAAGAATTGCTGAATCACGGCAGTTTTGTGTGCCGTTTATCGGTCATAATTATGGGGCAGATGCTCGCCGGATTAGCTTTGAATTGGACAGTCGCGAGGCAACCATTGATGGCAGTAACGAAACCGAATTAGCAGCAGGGGAATTCTGGAGTCGCACCTATAAAGCCCGTAGCGAACAGCTTCGCCTGTTTGAAAGTTCTCCCCTGGGAAAAAGTGGCCGGGATGGACGAATTTTAGGGCGAATTGATTCGGTGGATACCGAACGTCGATTGCTGAGAATTAAGCCAGATGCGGACTTGCTGGAGTTGATGGCAGGGGGTTACTATCAGTTGCCCGAAAGCGGCTATTTATTCTTTGAAGCCTTTGGGGAACTAAGTCAAATTAATCATAAAATGAACGCCTTAAAACGGCTAGAACAGGGTCATAGTCAGAATCCCTTTTTAGGTCAATTTTTCTTTGATGCGGGACAGGCGAGGGTTCCCAAACAGTTGATTAAACTGGAGAGGGCGGAGTTATTATTACCGGCTGCCAATCCGGATCAAATTGCCGCCGTGGAAATGGTGTTATCTGCTAAAGATTTGGTGTTGATTCAAGGTCCCCCGGGAACGGGAAAAACCACAGTAATTGCGGAAATTTGCTACCAGGTGGCGCGCCGAGGGGGACGAACCTTAATCGCATCCCAAGCGAATTTAGCGGTGGATAATGCCTTGAGTCGATTGGTGCATAGTCCCGTTATTCGGGCGTTGCGAAAGGGAAAAGCGGAGAAGGTGCAGGAAGAAGGTGCACCCTATTTAGAAGAGAATGCGATCGGGACTTGGCTGCAAAATACGGCGAGTCACTGTGAGACAGACTTGGAAAAACGGCGCAATGATTTAGCATTTTATCATAAAATGCAGAAGGTAGCGGCGGAATTTGAGGTGTATTTGGCAGCAGAAGAAGCACTCGCCAGCGATCGCCTGTTTTGGAAAGAACGTCAGGAGAGTTTACTAGAAAATCGGGCCATTTGGGAACAGCAGTATCAAGCCGCACAAGACCAAAATCCCGAGGTAAAACGGGTGAGTGCGGAGTTGGCAGGGTTGTTAGCGGCTGCGCCAAATGTGCAGTGGGAATCGCCGGATGTGGTGAAGTTATTGGCGGAAATTCGCCCTTATACTCTGGAAGATAGTAGGGTGAAAACTTTTATTGATGCGGTGCGAGTGGCGTTACCTTTAACTCAGGAATTGGGATGGATTCGTCCCGATCGCGGTGCATTTGGGTTGGCAGCTTGGTGTTGCGAAACCGTTGCGCCGGAGTTGGCTAAATTGAGGGAGGTTGTCACGGAAGCGAATCGGACTGCGGAGGCGATCGCTGCTGCTGCTACTGCCGTCCACCAATTTCGGGCGGATTCCACTCCATTGCAGCAACTGCAAGGGGAATATGACCAAGCCTTAACCAAGCAAAAATCCCTCCAGCAACGCTTCCAAAATTTACAAACTCGTAAGTTAGAAATTGACCGCGTGATTAAAGAGGTTGGAGTCTGGTTAGAAACAGCGCCAGCTCAAGTTTATACGATTTTAAGACAAGCAATACAAACGGGTCAACCCTTTAACAGTAAATTGATTCATGTTCCCGATAGTTTACTGGCGATCGCCCAAACTTTGAATGTGGCAATTATGCCCAACTATGGCAATTATCCGGTGACGGAACTGCCGAATTGGGAGCAATTCCTCAAAGCCTTAGCTTATGAAACTAAGGGCAACTTTCGCAATACCAAAGGCAATCATTCCTATTTTAATGAATTTTTGCACCGCAGTCTGAATCAGCCCCCGATTGTCTTTTCAGGAGGCGATCGCACTTTATGGCGGGAACTGGCGGCAGGATATGGCAATTATCCCCAACTGACGACATCGGGACGGCAGAATTTAGTTATCAAAACCCAGGAAGTTTTACAGCAGCAACAACAGCAGTATGCCACCCTTTGGCAAGTGCAGGCAGTCGAATTGACCCTGCAACAAATCGCCCAAACCACCATCGATGAAATTGTCACCCAGGCGCGTCAATGTTTACTCCCTCTGAAAACTGAAACGGAACAGGGATTAAGCCATATCGGGCAACAGTGGCATCAAATTCAACACTGGATTGCCGCCCAAAAACCGCAACTAGAACAATCGCAGGCTGCCTTAGAAGTGGCGCGAAAAGAGGGTGAGGAAACCCTCAAGCAAGCGCTGTCCCAGTTACAACAGTTAAGCCAACAACCGCACTTACCTCCGGCAATTTTAACCGGAGTCCAGCGATATCAAGCTAACCGGGCTTTAATTTGGGAAAAACCTGCGGAATTTGCGACACTGGTGCAATCCTGGGAGAGTCGAATTGCTAACTTAGAAACCGCCATTGCTGCCTTAGCCCCCTTTGAAGTGTTAGGTCATATTCATAGCCTGATTGAAGCCTATCTCACCCAGCAACAACAAAATTTGCAACCCCTGCAACAGCAACTCGAACAGTGCGAATTAGAACTGCATGAAATTACCCAACAACTCACCACCAATCTGCCAGAACCCTTACTCAATCACCGGAACTGGTGGCGGCAAACCTGGGAAACCCTGGGCGATCGCCTGCCGCAAATCTCCGAGGAACACTGCTGTGATTTACCCTTTTTACACCAAGTCAAAACCCAGTTTGAAACCTGGGAACAGGCAGGGAATCAGGAAGAACAGTATCTCGATCGCTATCAGAACTTAGTCCAAGATTGGATCGACAAACTCCGCCATCCCTCGGAACAGGACCGCAATGAATTGCGCCAAATTTATCTGGACAATGCCAATGTGATTGGGATTACCTGTGTCCAAGCAGCACGTCGCGACTTTTCCGATGAATTTAATAAATTTGATGTGGTGATTATCGATGAAGTTAGCAAATGCACGCCGCCGGAATTATTAATTCCCGCCCTCAAAGCGAAACGGTTAGTTTTGGTAGGGGACCGATGTCAGTTACCGCCCATGCTGAATGATGATACCATCGAAGATATTGCCATTGAAATGGGCAGCAGTAAAGATGCCTTGCAATTTTTAGAAGACTCCTTCTTTAAACTCCAATTTGATGCCGCCCCTGAGTCTATCAAAACCATGCTGACAATTCAATATCGGATGCATCCTAACATCATGGGTGCGATTAATCAATTTTACGATCGCCGTCTCCAATGCGGCATTTTAGACCCGGATCAAGCCCGCAAACATCACCTGGATAGTGCTATCATCCAGGAACATCAACACCTAATCTGGGTGAAAATGCCCCAAGACTCCACCTTTGGCGAACGCAAAGAAGGGACATCTTTTATTAATCCCAAAGAAATTGAGGCGATCGAACAGTTATGTCAGGATATGGAAAACACTTGGTCCGAGAAAATCGCCCAGGGTCATCCCCCCAAAGAAATTGGGATTATCACCTTTTATCGCGCTCAACTCAACCGGATTGAAGAGAGAATCTTGGACGAAAACCGCTTCCCTTCCCTGCAAATTAGAACCGGAACTGTTGACCAATTTCAAGGCATGGAACGGTCGGTGATTATTGTGAGTATGGTTCGCAACAATTCCGAAGGAAAAGTGGGATTTGCCAAAAAATCCGAACGGGTGAATGTGGCCTTTTCTCGCGCTAGGGAATTGCTGGTTATCGTCGGCTGTCATCAATTATTTGCCCATCATCATGGAGAAGTGGGCCGAATTTATTCAGAAGTATCTAATGTTGTGCGTCATCAAGGAGGTCTAATTGATGTTTCTCGAATCCTCCCCTAA